In a genomic window of Thermodesulfobacteriota bacterium:
- a CDS encoding Rne/Rng family ribonuclease — translation MTAKILINAVDPEECRIAKVIDNRLDEFHLETSARATTKSNIYKAIVARVEPSLQAAFVDYGEERHGFLQKQDIHSDYFQHGDRNAPIQNLIKPGQELLVQVTRDPLMNKGAALTTFLSIPGRYCVLMPGSETIGVSKQISDDEERKRLKEILGKVAIPDNIGIIMRTAAREATKTVVANDIRYLLRLWKNIKDKGISSPAPAPLHKERNLAVRVIRDYLTPDITEILIDDPAIYQEVKDFVHVISPKHAKIVKPYSGAKPIFTKHQLEEQIESIFNAAVKLPSGGSIVLNQTEALVAIDVNSGKSKQSASVEETALQTNLEAAEEISRQLRLRDMAGLIVIDFIDMKTRAHNSAVEKCLKTNLKNDKARTRVGSISRFGLLEMSRQRLRQSLETASFVTCDHCGGKGYVLAADKLGVRFLRKLQLEANKNSGTHITARVPAEVADFLLNRKRSDILELENRHGLTITIKGDAAMPRDESQIIWQT, via the coding sequence ATGACCGCCAAAATTCTCATCAACGCCGTTGACCCGGAAGAATGCCGTATCGCCAAGGTGATAGACAACCGCCTGGACGAATTTCACCTGGAGACCTCCGCACGGGCGACGACCAAAAGCAACATATACAAAGCCATCGTCGCCCGGGTGGAGCCTTCCCTGCAGGCCGCCTTTGTGGATTACGGGGAAGAGCGCCACGGTTTTCTTCAGAAGCAGGACATTCACAGCGATTATTTCCAGCACGGCGACCGGAACGCCCCCATCCAGAACCTGATCAAACCCGGTCAGGAACTGCTGGTTCAGGTTACCCGGGACCCGCTCATGAATAAAGGCGCCGCCCTGACGACTTTTCTTTCCATCCCGGGCCGTTACTGTGTCCTCATGCCCGGCAGCGAAACCATCGGCGTCTCCAAACAGATCAGCGATGACGAGGAGCGCAAGCGTCTGAAAGAGATCCTGGGGAAAGTCGCCATTCCCGACAACATCGGCATCATCATGCGCACCGCCGCCCGGGAAGCCACCAAGACCGTCGTGGCCAACGATATCCGCTATCTGCTTCGCCTCTGGAAAAACATCAAGGACAAAGGGATCAGCAGCCCCGCTCCGGCGCCCCTTCATAAGGAGCGCAATCTGGCGGTGCGGGTTATCCGGGATTACCTGACCCCCGACATTACGGAAATTCTGATTGATGACCCGGCCATTTACCAGGAAGTCAAGGATTTCGTCCATGTCATCTCTCCCAAGCACGCCAAAATCGTAAAACCTTACAGCGGCGCCAAGCCCATATTCACCAAACATCAGCTTGAGGAGCAGATCGAGTCCATCTTCAACGCCGCCGTCAAACTGCCGTCCGGCGGATCCATCGTTCTGAATCAGACCGAAGCCCTGGTCGCCATCGACGTGAATTCCGGAAAATCCAAACAGAGCGCGTCGGTGGAAGAGACCGCCCTGCAGACCAATCTGGAGGCGGCCGAAGAGATCTCCCGTCAGCTGCGGCTGCGGGATATGGCCGGTCTGATCGTGATTGATTTTATCGACATGAAAACCCGGGCCCACAATTCCGCGGTGGAAAAATGCCTGAAAACTAACCTTAAAAACGATAAGGCCAGGACCCGGGTCGGGTCCATTTCCCGTTTCGGGCTGCTGGAAATGTCGCGCCAGCGGCTGCGGCAGTCTCTGGAAACCGCCAGTTTCGTCACTTGCGACCATTGCGGCGGGAAAGGATACGTCCTGGCCGCCGACAAGCTGGGGGTCCGTTTTCTGCGCAAGCTCCAGCTGGAAGCGAACAAAAACAGCGGTACCCATATCACCGCTCGTGTTCCGGCGGAGGTGGCCGACTTTTTGTTAAACAGAAAAAGAAGCGACATCCTGGAACTGGAAAACCGGCACGGCCTGACCATTACCATCAAGGGGGATGCCGCCATGCCCCGGGACGAAAGCCAGATCATCTGGCAGACATAA
- the rfaD gene encoding ADP-glyceromanno-heptose 6-epimerase, giving the protein MIIVTGGAGFIGSAVVWKLNGTGRDDILVVDNLGLTDKWKNLVNRRYLDYMHKTAFIEKLVNGQIDNIDVIVHMGACSSTTEPDADYLMENNYHYSRRLAQFAVYRNIRFINASSAATYGDGSRGFSDNPDGLDRLAPLNMYGYSKHLFDLWARRHGVLDRLASLKFFNVFGPNEYHKGDMRSVVVKAFAQVRETGVIRLFKSYRDEYEDGGQKRDFVYVKDCADIIGWLIEHPDVNGLYNIGTGRSRTWNDLARAVFSAMGMEPRIEYMDMPETLRDRYQYFTEAETDRLAAVGCPSVFTPLEDAVADYVNRYLRQADPHL; this is encoded by the coding sequence ATGATCATCGTGACTGGCGGAGCCGGTTTTATCGGCAGCGCTGTTGTCTGGAAATTAAACGGGACCGGACGGGACGATATCCTGGTGGTGGATAACCTCGGCCTGACCGATAAATGGAAGAATCTCGTCAACCGGCGCTATCTGGACTATATGCACAAAACAGCGTTTATCGAGAAACTGGTCAACGGCCAGATCGATAACATCGACGTCATCGTCCATATGGGCGCCTGTTCATCCACCACCGAGCCTGACGCCGACTATTTAATGGAAAACAATTACCACTATTCCCGGCGTCTGGCGCAGTTTGCCGTCTACCGGAATATCCGGTTTATCAACGCTTCCAGCGCCGCGACTTACGGAGACGGCAGCCGGGGGTTTTCAGATAATCCGGACGGGCTCGACCGGCTGGCGCCGCTGAACATGTATGGCTACTCCAAGCATCTGTTCGATCTCTGGGCGCGGCGGCACGGGGTTCTGGACCGGCTGGCGAGCCTCAAGTTCTTCAATGTCTTCGGACCCAATGAATATCACAAGGGGGATATGCGCAGCGTGGTCGTCAAGGCCTTCGCCCAGGTCCGGGAAACGGGCGTGATCCGGCTGTTCAAGTCATACCGGGATGAATATGAGGACGGCGGGCAGAAGCGGGATTTCGTCTACGTCAAAGACTGCGCCGACATCATCGGCTGGCTGATCGAACACCCGGACGTAAACGGGCTTTACAATATCGGTACCGGCCGGTCCCGTACCTGGAACGATCTGGCCCGGGCGGTTTTTTCCGCCATGGGCATGGAGCCGCGGATCGAGTATATGGACATGCCGGAAACGCTCCGGGACCGTTACCAGTATTTTACCGAGGCGGAAACGGATCGCCTGGCCGCTGTCGGCTGCCCGTCGGTCTTCACTCCCCTGGAGGATGCCGTGGCCGACTATGTAAACCGGTACCTGCGTCAGGCGGATCCACATCTGTGA
- the leuS gene encoding leucine--tRNA ligase: MDEKYPFKEIEEKWQSFWEKNALFRATEEQGHKKYYPFEMFPYPSGKIHMGHVRNYTIGDVIARYKRMQGYSVLHPMGWDAFGMPAENAAIANNTHPSEWTWNNISYMRSQLKRMGLSYDWSREIATCRPEYYQWEQWLFIRMFEKGMVYRKESYVNWCDKCTTVLANEQVEAGECWRCGSRVRQKKLPQWFFRITDYAEDLLDYCDRLPGWPEKVLTMQKNWIGKSVGAEIRFPVEGRDLVIPVFTTRQDTVFGATFMCLAPEHPLVEQLAAGTSQEESVRRFVEKMSATDRTSKTIESYEKEGVFTGAWCLNPFSGRRMPVYTANFALMEYGTGAVMSVPAHDQRDFEFAKKYGLDIIVVINPEDRDLKPEDLTEAYAGPGNLVNSGDFNGRDNRQALDDIAACLEQRGIGRKTVSYRLRDWGISRQRYWGTPIPMIHCDKCGIVPVKDGDLPVVLPVDAALLPGGKSPLPVLDSFVRAACPQCGGQARRETDTMDTFVDSSWYYLRYCSPRSTDAIFDRDAVDYWMPADQYIGGVEHAVLHLLYSRYFTRVLHDLGLVDFKEPFTRLLTQGMVCKETVSCPEHGYLYPEEAVRKDGQTVCTRCGKAVVFGRVEKMSKSKKNVVDPNFLLDSYGADVTRLFCLFVSPPEESLQWSDQGVEGAYRFMNRVWRISSQWMGAVRNVEPFEGGIETLPGRLQPLFRKMHQTIKRVTVDIDQRFHFNTVISAVMELVNEAYAVDDDGLTETHQVMKGVIQTLALLLSPITPHFSEEAWASLGHARSILFASWPVFQESALVLEEQVIVVQVNGKLRGKFMASPEDGEPVLKDMALACEPVKKFIGDKAVRKVIVVPGKLVNIVI, encoded by the coding sequence ATGGATGAGAAGTACCCATTTAAGGAAATCGAAGAGAAGTGGCAGTCCTTTTGGGAAAAGAACGCCCTGTTCCGGGCGACCGAGGAACAGGGGCACAAGAAATATTATCCCTTTGAAATGTTCCCTTATCCGTCCGGCAAGATCCACATGGGCCATGTCCGCAATTATACCATCGGCGACGTGATCGCCCGCTACAAAAGGATGCAGGGATATTCGGTGCTGCATCCCATGGGCTGGGACGCCTTCGGCATGCCGGCGGAAAATGCCGCCATCGCCAACAACACCCATCCTTCGGAGTGGACCTGGAACAACATCAGTTACATGCGGTCCCAGCTCAAGCGGATGGGCCTGAGCTATGACTGGAGCCGGGAGATCGCCACCTGCCGTCCGGAATATTACCAGTGGGAACAGTGGCTGTTTATCCGCATGTTCGAAAAAGGCATGGTCTACCGTAAGGAGTCTTACGTCAACTGGTGCGACAAGTGCACCACCGTACTGGCCAACGAACAGGTGGAGGCCGGCGAGTGCTGGCGCTGTGGCAGCCGGGTGCGCCAGAAGAAGCTGCCCCAGTGGTTTTTCCGCATCACCGATTACGCCGAAGACCTGCTGGACTACTGCGACCGTCTGCCGGGCTGGCCGGAAAAAGTGCTGACCATGCAGAAGAACTGGATCGGCAAGAGCGTCGGCGCCGAGATCCGTTTCCCCGTGGAGGGACGCGACCTGGTCATACCCGTTTTTACCACCCGTCAGGACACGGTTTTTGGCGCGACTTTCATGTGCCTGGCGCCGGAACACCCGCTGGTGGAACAGCTGGCCGCCGGGACTTCTCAAGAGGAATCGGTCCGCCGGTTTGTTGAAAAAATGTCCGCCACGGATCGTACCAGTAAAACCATCGAGTCTTATGAAAAGGAAGGGGTGTTTACCGGCGCCTGGTGCCTCAATCCCTTTTCCGGCCGACGCATGCCTGTTTACACGGCCAACTTCGCCCTCATGGAGTACGGCACCGGCGCCGTCATGAGCGTTCCGGCCCATGACCAGCGGGATTTTGAATTTGCGAAAAAATACGGTCTTGACATCATTGTGGTCATCAACCCCGAAGACCGGGACCTGAAGCCGGAGGACCTGACCGAAGCCTATGCCGGCCCGGGCAACCTGGTGAATTCCGGCGATTTCAACGGCCGGGACAACCGCCAGGCCCTGGATGACATCGCCGCCTGTCTGGAACAGCGGGGAATCGGGCGGAAAACCGTCAGTTACCGCCTGCGGGACTGGGGGATTTCCCGGCAGCGGTACTGGGGCACGCCCATCCCCATGATCCATTGCGATAAATGCGGCATCGTGCCGGTGAAAGACGGCGACCTGCCGGTGGTGCTGCCCGTGGACGCGGCCCTGCTACCGGGCGGCAAATCGCCGCTGCCGGTGCTGGACAGTTTTGTACGGGCTGCCTGCCCGCAATGCGGCGGCCAGGCCCGCCGGGAAACGGACACCATGGACACCTTCGTCGATTCTTCCTGGTATTACCTGCGGTATTGCAGCCCGCGCAGCACGGACGCCATATTCGACCGGGACGCCGTGGATTACTGGATGCCGGCCGATCAATATATCGGCGGGGTCGAGCATGCCGTGCTTCATCTGCTCTACTCCCGTTATTTCACGCGGGTGCTCCACGACCTGGGGCTGGTTGACTTTAAGGAGCCGTTTACCCGCCTGCTCACCCAGGGCATGGTCTGCAAGGAGACGGTGTCCTGCCCGGAACATGGATACCTGTACCCGGAAGAAGCCGTCAGAAAAGACGGTCAGACTGTTTGCACCCGCTGCGGGAAGGCGGTCGTGTTCGGCCGGGTGGAGAAAATGTCCAAGTCCAAGAAAAACGTGGTCGACCCGAATTTTCTGCTGGACAGCTACGGCGCCGACGTGACCCGGCTGTTCTGTCTGTTTGTGTCTCCTCCGGAGGAAAGTCTGCAATGGAGCGACCAGGGCGTGGAAGGCGCCTACCGGTTCATGAACCGGGTCTGGCGCATTTCCTCGCAGTGGATGGGTGCAGTCAGGAATGTTGAGCCGTTCGAAGGCGGGATCGAAACCCTCCCCGGAAGGCTGCAGCCCCTGTTCCGGAAGATGCACCAGACCATCAAACGGGTCACCGTGGACATTGATCAGCGCTTTCATTTTAACACCGTCATCAGCGCCGTCATGGAACTGGTCAACGAAGCCTATGCCGTCGATGACGATGGCCTTACCGAGACGCACCAGGTGATGAAGGGCGTCATCCAGACCCTGGCCCTGCTGCTTTCGCCCATAACGCCTCATTTTTCCGAAGAGGCCTGGGCGTCGCTGGGCCATGCCCGGAGCATCCTGTTCGCCTCCTGGCCGGTATTTCAGGAATCCGCCCTGGTTCTGGAGGAGCAGGTCATCGTGGTGCAGGTCAACGGTAAGCTCAGAGGGAAATTCATGGCTTCTCCGGAGGACGGCGAACCGGTCCTTAAGGACATGGCCCTGGCCTGCGAACCAGTGAAAAAGTTTATCGGCGACAAAGCCGTCCGGAAGGTGATTGTTGTGCCCGGCAAACTGGTGAATATCGTTATCTGA
- the yajC gene encoding preprotein translocase subunit YajC: protein MFAEIAHAMGQSGAGQQAPQGSGLMGLAPLIFIFIIFYFLLIRPQQKKTKAHQEMLNALKVGDRVITGGGIYGKVAKVEDAVVALDIADKVRIKVSRQSIAGFQPGGASAAAQEPQKPANNKKEE from the coding sequence GTGTTCGCTGAAATCGCTCACGCCATGGGACAGTCCGGCGCCGGACAGCAGGCGCCCCAGGGAAGCGGCCTGATGGGCCTGGCGCCCCTGATTTTTATCTTTATCATTTTTTATTTTCTGCTGATCCGACCCCAGCAGAAAAAGACCAAAGCCCATCAGGAAATGCTCAACGCCCTGAAAGTCGGCGACCGGGTGATTACCGGCGGCGGTATTTACGGAAAAGTCGCCAAAGTCGAAGACGCCGTCGTCGCCCTGGATATTGCCGACAAGGTCCGGATCAAGGTTTCCCGTCAGTCCATTGCCGGCTTCCAGCCGGGAGGTGCGTCGGCCGCCGCTCAAGAGCCCCAGAAGCCCGCCAACAACAAGAAAGAGGAATAA
- the lptE gene encoding LPS assembly lipoprotein LptE: protein MRKTGLPGGLAFILAFAFWAVIAGCGYRFAGTGELTGGAGTVFISVFKNKSALLGIESNFTDSLIREFTRRRPDSLAEKNGADAFFSGVIESVSTDTVSHRDEYASVERQVRVTVSGRLVSRDGRTLWAVDRISESEDYLVAAEKSVTDQHLRRAVEKLSEELAQRMYNQMTAGF, encoded by the coding sequence ATGCGGAAAACAGGATTGCCGGGTGGGCTGGCTTTCATTCTGGCATTTGCTTTTTGGGCCGTGATAGCCGGCTGCGGATATCGCTTCGCAGGGACGGGTGAACTGACGGGCGGTGCCGGCACCGTTTTTATATCGGTTTTTAAAAACAAGTCCGCGCTGCTGGGTATTGAGAGCAATTTTACCGACAGCCTGATCCGGGAGTTTACCCGGCGCCGTCCTGACAGCCTGGCGGAGAAGAACGGGGCTGACGCGTTTTTCTCCGGCGTGATCGAGTCCGTGAGCACCGACACCGTCAGTCACCGGGACGAATACGCGTCAGTGGAGAGACAGGTGCGGGTGACGGTGAGCGGTCGGCTGGTGTCCCGGGATGGGCGGACCTTGTGGGCGGTCGATCGTATCAGCGAGAGCGAAGACTATCTGGTTGCTGCCGAGAAATCCGTCACCGATCAGCACCTGCGGCGGGCAGTGGAAAAACTTTCCGAAGAACTGGCGCAACGGATGTACAATCAGATGACCGCCGGATTCTAA
- the hldE gene encoding bifunctional D-glycero-beta-D-manno-heptose-7-phosphate kinase/D-glycero-beta-D-manno-heptose 1-phosphate adenylyltransferase HldE: MTIYCPDLSSCRVLVAGDVMLDVYYWGEVGRISPEAPVPVVNVTGKTYTLGGAGNVALNLAGLGCRVSLIGVRGDDPAGECVARLLEENNINDRVMKDDRHITTTKTRVIAQKQQLVRLDEERRWAASDRNEDRLIADFEERAAGSDVVILSDYGKGLFADGLTEVFISRCTAAGVPVFVDPKGSDWSRYERATCVTPNAAEFAAVCSVPVDDEGRFEEQAAEVIRKYHLEYLLVTRGGRGMSLFGRKMAPMHIATEAREVFDVSGAGDTVVSVVAAAYGCGLPMGDAAVLANCAAGIVVQKVGTVPVTTVELEAVIRGRHRAADGKIFSRAEAEKMIAVWRREGSRIVFTNGCFDLLHTGHVKLLHAAAKEGDRLIVGLNSDDSVRRLKGPSRPVLPEQERAALLAAIGCVDMVVLFSEDTPLELITAFKPDVLVKGGDYRPETVVGREVVEDYGGRVCLVPLKEGMSTTGIINAVKQENGG, from the coding sequence ATGACCATCTACTGTCCTGACCTTTCATCCTGCCGCGTACTGGTGGCCGGTGATGTCATGCTGGATGTATATTACTGGGGCGAGGTCGGCCGGATTTCGCCGGAGGCGCCGGTGCCGGTAGTGAATGTCACCGGGAAAACATACACACTGGGCGGGGCCGGCAACGTGGCCCTTAACCTGGCCGGTCTGGGCTGTCGCGTTTCTCTGATCGGTGTCCGCGGCGACGATCCGGCCGGCGAGTGCGTGGCCCGGCTTCTGGAGGAGAATAACATTAATGACCGCGTGATGAAGGACGACCGTCATATCACCACCACCAAAACACGGGTGATCGCCCAGAAGCAGCAACTGGTCCGCCTGGACGAGGAACGCCGGTGGGCGGCGAGTGACCGGAATGAAGACCGCCTGATCGCCGATTTCGAGGAACGGGCGGCCGGATCGGATGTGGTTATCCTGTCGGATTACGGCAAGGGGCTATTCGCCGATGGCCTGACGGAAGTGTTTATTTCCCGCTGCACGGCCGCCGGCGTGCCGGTGTTTGTCGATCCCAAGGGAAGCGACTGGTCGCGGTACGAGCGGGCCACCTGCGTCACTCCCAATGCCGCTGAATTTGCCGCCGTCTGCTCCGTCCCTGTCGATGATGAAGGCCGGTTCGAGGAACAGGCCGCCGAGGTCATCAGAAAATACCATCTGGAATATCTGCTGGTAACCCGGGGCGGCCGGGGCATGTCCCTGTTCGGCCGGAAGATGGCACCCATGCACATCGCCACCGAAGCCCGGGAAGTGTTTGACGTGTCCGGGGCCGGCGATACGGTGGTCAGCGTCGTGGCGGCGGCGTATGGTTGCGGCCTGCCCATGGGCGACGCGGCGGTTCTGGCCAATTGCGCCGCCGGCATTGTGGTGCAGAAGGTCGGCACCGTGCCGGTTACCACGGTCGAACTGGAAGCCGTGATCCGGGGCCGGCATCGGGCCGCGGACGGAAAAATCTTTTCCCGGGCTGAAGCCGAGAAGATGATTGCTGTCTGGCGCCGGGAAGGGAGCCGGATTGTGTTTACCAACGGCTGTTTTGACCTGCTGCACACCGGGCACGTCAAGCTGCTGCATGCCGCGGCCAAAGAGGGGGACCGACTGATCGTCGGTCTCAATTCCGATGACTCGGTCCGGCGCCTGAAAGGCCCCAGCCGCCCGGTACTCCCTGAACAGGAACGAGCCGCGCTACTGGCGGCTATCGGCTGTGTGGACATGGTCGTTCTCTTTTCCGAGGACACGCCGCTGGAGCTGATCACGGCCTTCAAGCCCGATGTCCTGGTCAAAGGCGGCGACTACCGTCCGGAAACCGTGGTCGGCCGTGAGGTGGTGGAGGATTACGGTGGCAGGGTATGTCTGGTACCTCTGAAGGAGGGCATGAGTACGACGGGAATTATCAACGCGGTGAAACAGGAGAACGGGGGGTAA
- a CDS encoding SIS domain-containing protein → MIPSFDALISDHQACMTRLAGLGEIITTAARTLGLVIGRGGRVFVCGNGGSAADAQHFAAELIGRFEKERRPFPAVALTTDTSILTAVSNDYAYDRIFTRQLQGLAASGDALVGISTSGNSGNVVDAVDAAREMGLVTIVLCGRDGGRLKDRADHVIIVPSGNTARIQEAHALILHFFAAVVEETNT, encoded by the coding sequence ATGATACCATCTTTTGATGCCCTTATCAGCGATCACCAGGCCTGTATGACCCGTCTGGCCGGTCTGGGGGAGATCATCACCACCGCTGCCCGGACACTGGGGCTGGTTATCGGCCGCGGCGGCCGTGTTTTTGTCTGCGGCAACGGGGGATCCGCGGCCGATGCTCAGCATTTTGCGGCCGAACTCATTGGCCGGTTTGAAAAGGAGCGGCGGCCCTTCCCGGCCGTTGCCCTGACCACCGACACCTCCATCCTGACCGCGGTCAGCAACGACTACGCCTACGACCGTATTTTCACGCGGCAGTTGCAGGGGCTGGCCGCAAGCGGAGACGCCCTGGTGGGTATTTCCACTTCCGGTAATTCCGGGAATGTCGTCGACGCCGTGGATGCGGCCCGGGAGATGGGCCTGGTCACCATCGTCCTGTGCGGCCGGGACGGCGGGCGGCTCAAGGACCGCGCCGACCATGTCATTATCGTTCCGTCCGGCAACACGGCCCGCATTCAGGAGGCCCACGCCCTGATTCTGCATTTTTTCGCGGCGGTCGTGGAAGAGACCAACACATAA
- the secD gene encoding protein translocase subunit SecD encodes MKNFPWKQVLTAIVLLCAVVMVLPSINPEVWPHKKINLGLDLQGGMHLILEVQTEKAVEGQIGGLAEELKNAIREERIKYTDISAQGSRIVTTARSRESIDALNALVKKQFGDLKVAASTENDNIQEMSLILPEKQIEDIKKMSVDQALETIRNRIDEFGVSEPTIHIQGKDRILIQLPGVTDAGRAKSLIGKTALLEFRLVDEEHDVSKALQGNTPAGSEVLYQINRDPETGQTTRVPYLIKKGTPLTGVDLADAQVRIDGRYNESYVALDFNRKGAIIFDKITGENVKKRLAIVLDNNVYSAPVINERISGGSAQITGSFTDQEAHDLAIVLRAGALPAPVTILEERTVGPSLGRDSIRKGLFSMAVGGILVFVFMVIYYKSAGLIAVAALLADILLIAAGLAAFGATLTLPGIAGIILTIGMAVDGNILIYERIREELRVGKTSHSAVSTGFIKASLTIIDANITTLIAALVLFQFGTGPIKGFAVTLSLGVVATVFTSVVLSRLIFEYLLINRKMKSVSI; translated from the coding sequence GTGAAAAATTTTCCCTGGAAACAGGTTTTAACAGCCATCGTATTACTGTGTGCCGTTGTCATGGTGCTTCCGTCCATCAATCCCGAGGTATGGCCGCATAAGAAGATCAACCTCGGGCTTGACCTCCAGGGCGGCATGCACCTGATTCTGGAAGTGCAGACTGAAAAAGCGGTGGAAGGACAGATCGGCGGCCTGGCCGAGGAACTGAAGAACGCCATCCGTGAAGAGCGGATCAAGTATACGGACATTTCCGCCCAGGGAAGCCGCATCGTCACCACCGCCAGAAGCCGGGAGAGTATCGACGCCCTCAACGCCCTGGTGAAAAAACAATTCGGCGACCTGAAGGTGGCCGCATCGACGGAAAATGACAATATCCAGGAAATGTCCCTGATCCTGCCGGAAAAACAAATCGAAGACATCAAGAAAATGTCCGTCGATCAGGCCCTGGAGACCATCCGCAACCGCATTGACGAATTCGGCGTCAGCGAACCGACCATCCACATCCAGGGCAAGGACCGCATCCTCATCCAGTTGCCCGGCGTTACGGACGCCGGCCGGGCCAAAAGCCTCATCGGCAAAACCGCCCTGCTGGAGTTCCGGCTGGTGGACGAGGAGCATGACGTCTCCAAGGCCCTGCAGGGGAATACCCCCGCCGGCAGCGAGGTCCTGTATCAGATCAACCGGGACCCGGAGACCGGCCAGACCACCCGCGTACCCTACCTGATTAAAAAAGGAACGCCCTTGACCGGTGTTGATCTGGCCGACGCCCAGGTCCGCATCGACGGGCGGTACAACGAATCCTACGTGGCGCTGGATTTCAACCGCAAGGGCGCCATCATATTCGACAAAATCACGGGCGAAAACGTCAAGAAACGGCTGGCCATTGTGCTGGACAACAATGTCTACTCGGCGCCGGTGATCAACGAACGGATCAGCGGCGGATCGGCCCAGATCACCGGCAGCTTCACCGATCAGGAAGCCCACGATCTGGCCATTGTCTTAAGAGCCGGCGCCCTTCCGGCCCCGGTCACCATCCTGGAAGAGAGAACCGTCGGACCTTCCCTGGGCCGGGACTCCATCCGCAAGGGACTGTTCTCCATGGCCGTGGGCGGGATTCTGGTCTTTGTTTTCATGGTCATCTATTACAAATCAGCCGGATTGATCGCCGTTGCCGCCCTGTTGGCCGACATCCTGCTGATTGCCGCGGGCCTGGCCGCCTTTGGCGCCACCCTGACCCTGCCCGGCATCGCCGGTATCATCCTGACCATCGGTATGGCGGTGGACGGCAATATCCTGATCTACGAGCGCATCCGGGAAGAACTGCGGGTGGGCAAGACCTCCCACTCGGCTGTTTCGACGGGTTTTATCAAGGCCAGCCTGACGATTATCGACGCCAACATCACTACCCTGATCGCCGCCCTGGTGCTGTTCCAGTTCGGCACCGGCCCGATCAAAGGTTTCGCGGTAACCCTGAGCCTGGGCGTGGTGGCCACCGTCTTTACGTCAGTGGTCCTGTCCCGCCTGATATTCGAATATCTGCTGATCAACCGGAAAATGAAATCGGTCAGCATCTAA
- the rpsT gene encoding 30S ribosomal protein S20 → MANHASALKRVRQSEKRSLRNKSRKTAVKTVTKRLEAMISESKPEEAAGQFKKAQKMIAKNAAKGVFHRKTASRKISRMAKRLNSITSS, encoded by the coding sequence GTGGCCAATCATGCATCAGCATTGAAACGAGTAAGACAGAGCGAAAAGCGCTCTTTGCGCAACAAATCCAGGAAAACGGCGGTCAAAACCGTCACCAAACGACTGGAAGCCATGATCAGCGAGAGTAAACCCGAGGAAGCGGCCGGCCAGTTCAAAAAGGCCCAAAAAATGATCGCCAAAAACGCGGCCAAGGGCGTTTTCCACAGGAAGACAGCCTCGCGGAAAATTTCACGCATGGCCAAACGATTGAATTCAATAACTTCTTCTTAA